In Trichocoleus desertorum NBK24, the following are encoded in one genomic region:
- a CDS encoding serine/threonine-protein kinase, producing MPLYCSQRHENPDASRFCHLCGEKLEAPVSVGVYAGLLLGDRYRVVRELGHGGFGRTYLAEDRNRFNEPCVLKEFAPQVQGTYALQKAEELFEREAGILYKLQHPQIPRFRELFRATLPDRSRLFLVQDYVEGQTYRALLDTRKLQGQRFNEAEATQLLLQILPILDYIHSLGVIHRDISPDNLILRSTDWLPVLIDFGGVKQVAATVASQFLAQSVGSSASSPTRLGKIGYAPDEQLQMGIASPHSDLYALGVTVLVLLTGKEPPDLLDSYTMSWVWRQEVSLSTKLSAILDRMLAQRPSDRYQSVREILHDLNSYNVPVYDPPAPAPVYHPPVQTTAATVAVARPPAQPEAVSNYTAAPPPAYNPPSRSNSFGFGKVLLLLLVIAGAAAGGWWLSNRWLGDLADPTSPGNHNEQPIVTPNNETPPASDLSQEEQNRKQALGDRRRNLSVDYQFFVRLVNQVFYAEHPELQGRQLSAGTEDADLRAQWDQTANQLLDKLELVGPETRSQMGKYDRGDRDRWRGILGGLNLSSRALYTLADAKFFQLFPDQQGQDFVNQPIGQVWHAIAADELKAVLAGTSLEKIQFAEGSFSQQVTGTLAPGEGKAYIARLSQNQLIRLSLQADQNTLLSIYPPTSSQPPLLENSAETTWSGKLAQDGYYEFVVVSAASSPVTFQLNLAADNVISTPPSPVSPSPSPSPDSEPTPPAP from the coding sequence ATGCCCCTTTATTGCAGTCAAAGACACGAAAACCCGGATGCCAGCCGATTTTGCCATCTTTGCGGTGAAAAGCTGGAAGCGCCTGTCAGCGTTGGAGTTTATGCTGGGCTGCTGCTTGGCGATCGCTACCGAGTGGTGCGGGAATTGGGGCATGGAGGCTTTGGTCGAACTTACTTAGCAGAAGACCGAAACCGCTTTAACGAACCTTGTGTTCTCAAAGAATTTGCACCCCAAGTTCAAGGCACCTACGCGCTGCAAAAAGCTGAAGAATTGTTTGAGCGAGAAGCAGGCATTCTCTACAAGCTGCAACACCCACAAATTCCTCGGTTTCGTGAACTCTTTCGCGCCACCCTGCCCGATCGCAGCCGCTTATTCTTGGTGCAAGACTATGTGGAGGGACAAACCTATCGAGCCTTACTGGATACCCGCAAACTTCAAGGGCAGCGGTTCAATGAAGCAGAAGCGACTCAGCTCTTGCTGCAAATCTTACCGATTCTGGACTACATCCATTCTTTAGGAGTCATTCACCGGGATATTTCTCCAGACAACTTGATTTTGCGGAGCACTGATTGGCTTCCAGTTTTAATCGACTTTGGCGGCGTGAAACAAGTTGCGGCTACCGTAGCCTCGCAATTTCTGGCGCAGTCTGTAGGCAGTAGCGCTAGTTCTCCCACTCGCTTAGGCAAAATCGGTTACGCCCCCGATGAACAGTTGCAGATGGGCATCGCCTCTCCCCATAGCGACCTTTATGCCTTAGGCGTCACAGTTCTAGTGTTATTGACAGGCAAAGAACCACCCGATCTGTTAGATAGCTACACCATGAGTTGGGTTTGGCGGCAAGAAGTCAGCCTCAGTACTAAGCTCAGCGCCATTCTAGACCGCATGTTGGCTCAGCGCCCCAGCGATCGCTACCAATCTGTGCGAGAGATACTACACGACCTCAATAGCTATAACGTTCCGGTTTACGATCCACCCGCCCCTGCTCCGGTTTACCACCCACCAGTCCAAACTACTGCTGCTACTGTTGCAGTCGCTCGCCCCCCTGCTCAGCCAGAAGCTGTCAGCAACTACACGGCTGCGCCACCCCCTGCCTACAATCCCCCTAGCCGTAGCAACTCGTTTGGCTTCGGTAAAGTGCTCTTGCTGTTGTTGGTGATCGCTGGAGCCGCCGCTGGAGGTTGGTGGTTGAGTAACCGTTGGCTAGGCGATTTGGCCGATCCCACCTCACCTGGAAACCACAACGAACAACCCATTGTTACTCCTAACAACGAAACCCCACCAGCTTCAGACTTATCTCAGGAGGAACAAAACCGCAAGCAAGCCTTAGGCGATCGCCGCCGCAACTTAAGCGTGGACTATCAGTTCTTTGTGCGGTTGGTGAACCAAGTGTTTTATGCCGAACATCCAGAGCTACAAGGCCGACAACTCAGCGCAGGCACAGAAGATGCTGACCTACGCGCCCAATGGGATCAAACCGCCAATCAACTGCTCGACAAACTGGAACTCGTTGGCCCAGAGACACGCAGCCAGATGGGTAAATATGACCGAGGCGATCGCGATCGCTGGCGGGGCATTCTCGGCGGACTCAACCTCAGTAGCCGTGCCCTCTATACGCTCGCGGATGCCAAGTTCTTCCAGTTGTTTCCTGATCAACAGGGGCAAGATTTTGTTAATCAGCCGATTGGTCAGGTGTGGCACGCGATCGCGGCGGACGAGCTAAAAGCAGTGCTAGCAGGAACCAGTTTAGAAAAAATCCAGTTTGCTGAAGGCTCATTTAGTCAGCAAGTTACTGGAACTCTGGCTCCCGGTGAAGGCAAAGCTTATATCGCCCGACTTTCTCAAAATCAACTCATTCGGTTGAGCCTGCAAGCTGATCAAAACACCCTACTCTCTATTTACCCCCCTACCAGCTCTCAGCCCCCATTGCTGGAAAACTCTGCTGAAACTACTTGGTCGGGTAAGTTAGCCCAAGATGGCTATTACGAATTTGTGGTAGTCTCAGCCGCCTCCTCGCCTGTGACCTTTCAACTAAATTTGGCAGCAGATAACGTCATCTCTACACCTCCGAGCCCTGTTTCACCGTCGCCTTCCCCCTCTCCTGACTCAGAACCAAC
- a CDS encoding VOC family protein: MQITKCLHTALLVADLARAEHFYGTVLGLPNAERPLNFPGAWYQVADYQIHLIVADSVPMDLVNSEKLGRNRHLAFSVADLTAAKDQLLAHGCSIQMSASGRPALFTQDPDGNVIELGEV, from the coding sequence ATGCAGATCACCAAATGCCTCCACACCGCTTTGCTAGTTGCTGATTTGGCACGAGCGGAACATTTCTATGGCACCGTCTTAGGCTTGCCGAACGCCGAGCGACCTCTGAATTTTCCTGGAGCTTGGTATCAGGTAGCTGATTATCAAATTCACTTGATCGTGGCGGACAGCGTTCCTATGGATTTGGTGAACTCAGAGAAGTTGGGGCGCAATCGCCATCTGGCTTTTTCAGTCGCAGATTTAACCGCAGCCAAAGACCAACTTTTGGCTCACGGTTGCTCCATTCAAATGAGTGCTTCCGGTCGGCCCGCTCTCTTCACCCAAGACCCAGACGGCAACGTGATTGAACTAGGCGAGGTATGA
- a CDS encoding recombinase family protein, translating to MKIIAYVYSDPLLEPIPDPEIWGWEVDRIYQDLGMRDATLKEIAFPRGKAAQQQKRPQLQQLLSDCQQDPVDYVLVRRLEELGDSVQEVSDRLAQLEDLSVQLVVLETAVGTGNQTPLKRSDLLKVLEEVQQSQRSRLIRQGHARNRIKALPPPGKAPFGYRRGKDRYALDRSQAPIVKDFFERFLLYGSLHGAVRYLEKKHGKKISVSTGQRWLNNPVYRGDLAYKNGEVISNTHVPIMSREEAAQVDRLLRRNRRLPPRTASAPRSLAGLVVCAECQSGMTVTRVTARRSDQEYLYLRPIACPQKPKCRAIPYEQILERTIQTICQELPRAVAEVNMPNMGGIQGSIEQAIASKQTVLDQLPELIEQDILDDETAELRAYKLRTEMSQLQNQLAQLPPSNLPAIAQAVSIPEFWLDLSESERRFYFREFIRQVQLIRQDQTWQLRLVFIF from the coding sequence ATGAAAATCATTGCCTATGTCTATAGCGATCCGCTGCTAGAACCCATACCCGATCCGGAGATTTGGGGTTGGGAAGTCGATCGCATCTATCAAGACTTAGGAATGCGCGATGCCACCCTTAAGGAAATTGCTTTTCCCAGAGGTAAAGCGGCTCAGCAACAAAAGCGGCCCCAATTGCAGCAGTTACTCAGCGATTGCCAACAAGACCCTGTTGACTATGTACTAGTCCGCCGTCTAGAAGAATTGGGAGATTCAGTTCAGGAAGTCAGCGATCGCCTCGCCCAGTTAGAAGACTTAAGCGTGCAATTGGTAGTTCTAGAAACCGCAGTGGGAACTGGCAACCAAACCCCACTGAAGCGCTCTGATCTGCTCAAAGTATTGGAGGAAGTACAGCAAAGTCAGCGCAGCCGTTTAATTCGGCAAGGTCATGCTCGCAATCGCATCAAAGCCTTGCCCCCACCGGGAAAAGCGCCCTTTGGTTATCGCCGAGGCAAAGATCGTTATGCCCTCGATCGCAGCCAAGCCCCCATTGTGAAGGATTTCTTTGAGCGCTTCTTGCTCTACGGTTCCTTGCATGGGGCAGTACGCTACCTAGAGAAGAAACATGGGAAGAAAATCTCGGTTTCCACTGGGCAGCGCTGGCTGAATAATCCGGTGTATCGGGGAGATTTGGCCTACAAAAACGGCGAAGTCATCTCAAATACCCATGTACCGATCATGTCGCGAGAAGAAGCGGCCCAAGTCGATCGCTTGCTGCGGCGTAATCGTCGTCTGCCACCTCGTACCGCGAGCGCTCCTCGTTCTCTGGCAGGTTTGGTAGTTTGTGCTGAGTGTCAATCTGGCATGACCGTTACGCGAGTGACGGCTCGTCGTAGTGACCAAGAATATCTCTACCTCCGCCCAATCGCTTGTCCCCAGAAACCTAAATGCCGAGCGATTCCTTATGAGCAGATTTTGGAGCGCACCATCCAAACTATTTGCCAGGAGTTGCCGCGAGCGGTGGCTGAGGTGAATATGCCTAATATGGGCGGGATTCAAGGCTCAATTGAGCAGGCGATCGCTAGTAAGCAAACAGTACTTGATCAACTGCCTGAGCTGATTGAACAAGACATTCTTGATGATGAAACGGCTGAGCTACGCGCCTACAAACTCCGCACCGAAATGTCGCAGTTACAAAACCAACTGGCTCAGCTCCCTCCATCCAATTTGCCTGCGATCGCCCAAGCTGTTTCTATTCCCGAATTCTGGCTGGATCTTTCTGAGTCAGAGCGCCGCTTCTATTTCCGTGAATTCATTCGCCAAGTTCAACTGATCCGTCAAGACCAAACCTGGCAACTCCGGTTAGTGTTTATTTTTTAA
- a CDS encoding 1-acyl-sn-glycerol-3-phosphate acyltransferase translates to MPSTIDRVQPPLEFIPPAFNPWVLRLTQGVLPLWLRSRTAITQIQASNVEELVDCYRQFQAGKIRFLMAFRHPSTEDPFCMAHLHSSILPRVAKQQGVALQHPIHAHFIYDRGIPLWAGSKIGWLYSRLGGTPIHRGKVDRMGLRSARNLFVDGKLPMAAAPEGATNGHNEVISPLEPGVAQLGFWCVEDLLKANRLEQVLIVPIGIQYRYVEAPWQQIEQLMSQLEADSGLSGADSSQSANTANIKGLQGREAALYHRLYRLGEHVLTLMEEFYTRFYHRTPPAQAMPDPETKSPEQGIFQSDQAPISQADQAFTRRLRALLDTALQVAEQYFDLHPKGSLIDRCRRLEQAGWDRIYREDFKNPESVSLLERGLADRVAEEANLRMWHMRLVESFVAVTGRYVLEKPTAERFAETTLLMWDMISRIKGNSPFQRPQLGKQTVQMTIGQPISVTERWGAYSADRRGAKQAIADLTQDLQIALENMIQ, encoded by the coding sequence TTGCCCAGTACGATCGATCGAGTTCAACCACCTTTGGAATTTATTCCCCCTGCTTTCAATCCCTGGGTGCTGCGGCTGACTCAGGGGGTGTTGCCGCTATGGTTGCGATCGCGGACGGCGATCACCCAAATTCAGGCCAGCAATGTTGAGGAGTTGGTAGATTGCTATCGCCAATTTCAAGCGGGCAAAATTCGCTTTCTCATGGCGTTTCGGCACCCTAGCACTGAAGATCCATTCTGTATGGCGCATCTACATTCCTCGATTTTGCCGCGTGTGGCAAAACAACAAGGAGTGGCGTTGCAACACCCGATCCATGCTCACTTTATTTACGATCGCGGCATTCCACTGTGGGCGGGATCAAAAATTGGTTGGCTGTATTCCCGCCTAGGTGGCACCCCGATTCATCGCGGCAAGGTCGATCGGATGGGTTTGCGATCGGCCCGCAACTTGTTTGTGGATGGCAAATTGCCGATGGCAGCAGCCCCAGAAGGAGCGACCAACGGCCACAACGAAGTGATCAGCCCTTTGGAACCCGGTGTGGCTCAGCTTGGCTTTTGGTGCGTGGAAGATTTACTCAAGGCCAACCGCTTGGAACAGGTGCTGATTGTGCCCATTGGGATTCAATATCGCTATGTAGAAGCGCCTTGGCAGCAGATCGAGCAGTTGATGAGCCAACTGGAAGCAGATAGCGGTTTGTCAGGAGCCGACAGTTCTCAGAGCGCAAACACCGCCAATATTAAAGGTTTGCAAGGTCGAGAAGCGGCCCTCTACCACAGGCTGTATCGCTTGGGTGAGCATGTTTTAACTTTGATGGAAGAGTTTTACACCCGCTTCTATCACCGAACACCGCCTGCGCAGGCTATGCCTGATCCTGAAACGAAATCACCTGAGCAGGGCATTTTTCAATCGGATCAAGCCCCTATTTCTCAAGCCGATCAAGCTTTTACCCGTCGCTTAAGAGCCTTGCTAGATACCGCTTTGCAAGTGGCAGAACAGTATTTTGATTTACACCCTAAAGGTAGCTTAATCGATCGCTGTCGGCGTCTAGAGCAAGCGGGCTGGGATCGAATTTATCGAGAAGACTTCAAAAACCCCGAAAGTGTCTCTCTTTTAGAACGGGGTTTAGCCGATCGCGTGGCTGAGGAAGCGAACCTGCGGATGTGGCACATGCGACTGGTGGAGAGTTTTGTGGCGGTGACAGGGCGCTACGTCCTAGAAAAACCAACAGCAGAGCGCTTTGCTGAGACGACGTTGTTGATGTGGGATATGATTTCGCGAATCAAAGGCAATAGCCCGTTTCAGCGGCCTCAATTAGGGAAGCAGACGGTGCAGATGACGATAGGGCAACCGATTTCAGTGACAGAGCGTTGGGGTGCCTATAGTGCCGATCGCCGAGGTGCAAAACAAGCGATCGCAGACCTGACTCAAGATCTGCAAATCGCTCTGGAGAACATGATTCAATAA
- the tnpC gene encoding IS66 family transposase: MKELPPLAGLSHAEKDALIQGLWQELQTLRSEVEKLKQKRVKKTSRNSSLPPSQGFKPNQRRAQSPALNGEETGSHRNGGRELSQQPDQVVVAQAKSCPHCGVEVELSTQRLSGTYERIELPPMTPHITRVERYGGTCQCCQQAYEAPVPVGLEPGSPFGTSVVSLVTYLRYSHAISYQRLSQLMSELYGLSLSEGAIANLLQRVRSQLENPVAKIVERLRSARLVGSDETGARVKGTNQWEWVFQNDQVCLHVIRPSRGKTVIDTVMAGHQPQVWVSDLFSAQAAHPAHDWQVCLAHQLRDCQYAMDAGDELFAPRMKWLLLKAIALQRRRHTLAASTVQQYCSRFRGLLREILNLQPKSLEGQRLLKRYQKIRAHLLLFLTDETIPSTNNASEQALRWSVVFRKVTNGFRSDWGAELFAQVRSLVNTAKRQGIAAFDAISRALTSQQTDWLLG, from the coding sequence ATGAAGGAACTGCCCCCTCTCGCTGGACTGAGTCACGCAGAAAAGGATGCCCTGATTCAAGGGCTGTGGCAGGAGTTGCAAACGTTGCGCTCAGAGGTCGAAAAGCTGAAGCAAAAACGGGTCAAGAAAACCTCCCGTAATTCAAGTTTGCCTCCTTCTCAGGGCTTCAAGCCAAATCAGAGGAGGGCTCAGTCCCCTGCCCTCAATGGTGAGGAAACGGGAAGTCACCGTAACGGTGGGCGAGAATTGAGCCAACAACCGGATCAAGTCGTCGTTGCCCAAGCCAAGAGTTGTCCCCACTGTGGGGTCGAAGTGGAGCTATCAACACAACGCTTGAGCGGGACTTACGAACGCATTGAATTGCCGCCGATGACTCCTCACATCACCCGGGTTGAACGTTACGGTGGGACTTGCCAGTGTTGTCAGCAGGCGTATGAAGCGCCTGTTCCAGTCGGTTTGGAGCCAGGGTCTCCCTTTGGCACCAGTGTCGTGAGTTTAGTGACCTATCTCCGTTACAGCCATGCCATCAGCTATCAACGGCTGAGCCAGCTGATGAGTGAGCTTTACGGTCTCAGCCTGTCCGAAGGAGCGATTGCCAATCTCCTGCAACGGGTGCGCTCTCAGCTAGAAAACCCGGTGGCCAAGATTGTCGAACGTTTACGCAGTGCTCGTCTCGTCGGCAGTGATGAGACGGGGGCACGAGTGAAGGGGACCAACCAGTGGGAATGGGTGTTTCAGAACGACCAGGTGTGTTTGCACGTGATTCGTCCCAGTCGTGGCAAAACGGTCATTGATACCGTGATGGCGGGGCATCAACCACAGGTTTGGGTGTCTGATTTATTCAGTGCCCAGGCCGCCCATCCGGCGCACGACTGGCAAGTGTGTCTAGCCCATCAACTGCGCGATTGTCAGTATGCCATGGATGCGGGTGATGAGTTGTTTGCGCCCCGGATGAAATGGCTGCTCCTCAAAGCCATTGCCCTGCAACGGCGACGACACACCCTGGCTGCCTCAACCGTTCAGCAGTATTGCTCTCGATTTCGCGGCTTACTGCGGGAGATCTTGAATCTGCAACCCAAATCGCTCGAGGGACAGCGGTTGCTCAAACGCTATCAGAAGATTCGGGCTCATCTGTTGCTGTTTTTGACGGATGAGACAATTCCGTCAACCAATAATGCCAGTGAGCAGGCGTTGCGCTGGAGCGTCGTCTTTCGCAAGGTGACGAACGGATTCCGCTCGGACTGGGGAGCGGAGCTATTCGCTCAGGTGCGATCGCTTGTCAACACTGCGAAGCGTCAGGGCATTGCTGCCTTTGATGCCATTTCCCGTGCCCTTACCTCACAGCAGACAGATTGGCTACTGGGTTGA